The genomic stretch TCCGGTCAAACCCTGGAAGGCGCAGATTCAGTTCCTTCGCCAGGCCAGGCATCTCGCGGAGCGTGGTTACTCGGTCTTGATGTATGACTTTCGCGGACACGGCGAGAGCGATCTCGGGCCGATTCCTTGGGTCAGTTGGGGGCCTGAAGAAGCCAAGGACGTGATCGCCGCGGTCGACTTCATCGCGGGACACCCCGAGCTCGCGAGCGCCAGCATCGGTTTGTTGTCGATCTGTATGGGTTCGGGCGCGACGACCTACGGCTACGGTCTCGAAGACGGCTTGGCAAAGCGCACCGGGGTCAAAGCCATGATCGCGGTGCAGCCGCTTCTCTACAGTTGCTTCGTCGAGGCCCTTGGCCTCCCCGGATTTCTGCGCCGGGCGGGGGCGAAGGTGACCCGCGAGCGCCTTGGATTCGATCTGGCGGAGCCGAACTTCCTCGACGATGTCGGCAAGATCACCGTCCCTACCTTGGTGGTGCAAAACCAGAACGACCCTTGGACTCGCTTGGAGATGGTCCGTGGCTATTTCGACCGGCTGACCGTCGACAAGCATCTCGAGATGCTCGACATCGAGGACAGTCGGTTCGCTTCCTATGACTACCTCGGCACCCATCCCGAGCTCATCACCGGTTGGTTCGACCGCCACCTGTGAGAATGCGTATGGCTTGGTCTTTTCTCTGGCTCGTGCTGCTGGCAACCTGCTTGGTGCTGGTCCTCGGGGCTCTCTTGACGCGCAAGACGTTCCACGTCGAGGTGATGATCGCGGCGCCACCACAGGCGGTGTGGGATGTCTTGATGGAAACGGCGGCTTATCCCG from Acidobacteriota bacterium encodes the following:
- a CDS encoding alpha/beta fold hydrolase; the protein is MFGKFVSNMMVKPYQSPLFDDPGRHGLDYEEVEFEARDGVILRGWLIKGGTDKVVIESHFGVQCNRGGWSPEGKGPVKPWKAQIQFLRQARHLAERGYSVLMYDFRGHGESDLGPIPWVSWGPEEAKDVIAAVDFIAGHPELASASIGLLSICMGSGATTYGYGLEDGLAKRTGVKAMIAVQPLLYSCFVEALGLPGFLRRAGAKVTRERLGFDLAEPNFLDDVGKITVPTLVVQNQNDPWTRLEMVRGYFDRLTVDKHLEMLDIEDSRFASYDYLGTHPELITGWFDRHL